In Apium graveolens cultivar Ventura chromosome 10, ASM990537v1, whole genome shotgun sequence, the following are encoded in one genomic region:
- the LOC141692784 gene encoding putative protein kinase At2g41970, which produces MFCCKDAEEESGGPPSHQYTTAPPRGGPPRGGAGGSNRGEPRGSGVVRGGANKVLPIEIPALPLDELNKMTGNFGTKALIGEGSYGRVFYGKLSDGTSAAIKKLDTSSSQDPDSDFTAQLSMVSRLKNDHFTQLIGYCLESNNRILAYQYAAMGSLHDVLHGRKGVQGAEPGPVLSWSQRVKVAYGAARGLEFLHEKVQPPIVHRDVRSSNVLLFDDFVAKIADFSLTNQSSDTAARLHSTRVLGTFGYHAPEYAMTGQITQKSDVYSFGVVLLELLTGRKPVDHTMPKGQQSLVTWATPRLSEDKVRQCVDPKLENDFPPKAIAKMGAVAALCVQYEADFRPNMTIVVKALQPLLNSKPAGPESQA; this is translated from the exons ATGTTCTGCTGTAAAGATGCAGAAGAGGAGAGCGGTGGTCCACCTAGTCATCAATACACCACCGCGCCTCCTAGAGGTGGACCTCCAAGAGGCGGTGCAGGAG GCAGTAATCGAGGAGAACCAAGGGGTTCTGGGGTTGTAAGAGGAGGTGCAAACAAAGTTTTGCCTATTGAAATACCAGCTTTGCCTTTAGATGAGCTGAATAAGATGACCGGCAACTTTGGCACAAAAGCTTTGATTGGAGAAGGTTCGTATGGACGTGTTTTCTATGGAAAGTTGAGTGACGGAACCAGTGCTGCAATTAAGAAGCTTGATACTAGTTCTTCCCAAGATCCAGACTCTGATTTTACAGCACAG CTTTCCATGGTGTCAAGACTTAAGAATGATCATTTCACACAGTTGATTGGTTATTGCTTAGAGTCGAACAATAGAATTTTGGCATATCAATATGCAGCTATGGGATCCTTACATGATGTATTACATG GGCGGAAGGGTGTACAAGGGGCTGAACCCGGTCCTGTTCTTAGTTGGAGCCAAAGGGTTAAAGTTGCTTATGGTGCAGCAAGAGGCCTTGAGTTTCTACATGAAAAGGTTCAGCCTCCAATTGTTCATCGTGATGTCAGATCCAGCAACGTCCTTCTGTTTGACGATTTTGTTGCCAAGATTGCTGATTTCAGTTTAACGAATCAGTCATCTGACACAGCTGCTCGGCTGCATTCAACTAGAGTCTTGGGAACATTTGGCTATCATGCTCCAGA GTATGCCATGACAGGCCAAATAACTCAGAAAAGTGATGTTTACAGTTTCGGGGTGGTTCTTCTTGAGCTTTTAACAGGAAGGAAGCCAGTCGATCACACAATGCCAAAGGGACAGCAGAGTCTTGTTACTTGg GCAACTCCAAGACTGAGTGAAGATAAAGTAAGGCAATGTGTAGATCCCAAGCTGGAAAACGATTTCCCACCAAAGGCGATTGCTAAG ATGGGAGCAGTTGCAGCACTTTGTGTTCAATACGAAGCTGATTTTCGACCAAACATGACAATCGTTGTCAAGGCTCTGCAACCACTTCTGAACTCGAAACCAGCAGGCCCAGAGAGTCAGGCATAG